In Marasmius oreades isolate 03SP1 chromosome 1, whole genome shotgun sequence, one DNA window encodes the following:
- the YIPF5 gene encoding Protein yipf5 (BUSCO:EOG092643QW), protein MAWKELHSLVSNLHSFPRLMWQDTSYNSSSSQNGFYTQSQGAPLQFYSPVAPVVDAGFYPGSRPSLDEAQGNIAAGGAFGGNIQPQGGWWTAFGTGGLEGEPPLLEELGINFPHIRMKSRTVLNPLSRVDERIMDDADLAGPILFIFCFATSLLFSGKPNFGYIYGVGLFGSISIYILLNLMSEKRIDAYRVASVLGYCLLPLVGVGALSIMVTLDGMFGYILSLLSIIWCTYSASGIFVAVLRMSDQRLLVAYPIGLLYGCFALLSVFTGR, encoded by the exons ATGGCGTGGAAGGAGTTGCACAGCTTAGTCAGCAATTTGCATTCCTTCCCTCGACTTATGTGGCAAGACACCTCATACaactcatcctcttctcaaAATGGCTTTTATACCCAATCCCAAGGAGCACCCCTTCAATTCTACTCTCCAGTTGCTCCAGTAGTCGACGCGGGCTTCTACCCCGGTTCACGACCCAGTTTAGACGAAGCTCAGGGAAACATTGCAGCGGGGGGTGCATTCGGAGGAAACATACAACCTCAGGGGGGCTGGTGGACGGCATTTGGTACTGGAGGATTAGAAGGAGAGCCGCCTTTACTGGAAG AGCTTGGAATCAACTTTCCTCATATTCGTATGAAGTCAAGGACCGTCCTCAATCCACTCAGTCGTGTCGACGAGCGTATAATGGATGACGCAGATTTAGCTGGACCTATCCTTTTCATCTTCTGTTTCGCGACATCTCTACTCTTT TCTGGCAAACCAAATTTCGGCTACATATACGGTGTTGGACTCTTCGGGTCCATCTCTATCTATATCCTTCTCAACTTAATGTCCGAAAAACGCATTGATGCTTATCGGGTCGCGTCGGTTTTGGGGTATTGTTTACTTCCATTGGTGGGGGTAGGCGCACTGAGCATCATGGTTACATTAGA TGGCATGTTTGGTTACATTCTTTCTCTACTCTCTATTATATGGTGTACATATTCCGCGTCGGGTATCTTCGTTGCAGTTCTTCGAATGTCTGATCAACGTTTACTGGTCGCATATCCTATTGGGTTACTCTATGGTTGTTTCGCCCTCCTTAGTGTGTTTACTGGACGGTAG
- a CDS encoding uncharacterized protein (BUSCO:EOG09265K4K) has product MLSRLTSSCLILRYQSRLYAANWNRPSPPPLPREQQLEFEELQRVAQTPLAFNKSNVTEADLSLHPDAREPLKPTFDGDVNPATGEQGGPKREPVGKWGDEGDWSFKGRVSDF; this is encoded by the coding sequence ATGCTCTCCAGACTCACCTCTTCATGTTTGATCCTTCGATATCAATCCAGGCTCTACGCCGCTAACTGGAACAGACCTTCCCCCCCTCCCCTTCCCCGGGAACAGCAACTTGAATTCGAAGAACTTCAGCGTGTAGCCCAAACACCTCTTGCTTTCAATAAAAGTAATGTTACAGAAGCAGATTTGTCCTTGCACCCTGATGCTCGCGAGCCTTTGAAACCAACCTTTGACGGCGACGTCAACCCCGCCACCGGAGAACAAGGAGGCCCTAAACGTGAACCGGTTGGGAAATGGGGGGATGAAGGCGACTGGAGCTTCAAGGGACGAGTATCTGACTTTTGA
- a CDS encoding uncharacterized protein (BUSCO:EOG092613S3), translating into MTIQTTVDSQTASEIRIAIHECSKRGLSDASKWLSELLLSLPLSKRKASLPSPLLDATFSTSTPARSRNSPHPDMNMSMSTEEPVGSPIPGRQSQSTPQPATQSPEFHSHRHPHAPHLQTYSPDSWRDAEEKDIDQLATARSFMQFKDYGRVSSVLIGCTSPNATFLSLYARFLAHELSSGKNWHNFDHNRRPLPLGLDQKFHQLLGEVANTTDPFLLYLKALFCSRLSLREEAIENALLSLAGFPWCWATWCLLASCIGDGEELSSLISLLPLPPTHPLVQIFQVKTLIDLHIPTENELSLCDLLVGPDHFPGSLWIMSLKACGFFYMHEFNQAESQFDRILALDPQRIEDIDILSNILYVTDNRLKLTKLVHDFVPLGQDKPEICCLLGNYYSLRAEHAKSIKYFRRAVELEPKFLSAWTLLGHEYVEIKNSHAAIQCYRRAVGSDRKDYRAWYGLGQAYELLNMHQYALHYYQFAAALRPYDARLWQGLGQCYEEMGRLREAIECYKRALISANPHEISVNILLAKVHRDLDELFESIAYHRRVVEVCQADLRPVHEYAKSALEVAEYQVKIPDGDLFLAQEYVEIVARSNTEEVMRASELLKVVLAAINEKYQAESDGNNELEEKTVE; encoded by the exons ATGACGATCCAAACGACGGTTGACTCACAAACAGCATCAGAAATACGAATCGCTATTCACGAGTGTTCGAAAAGGGGGTTATCTGACGCATCGAAATG GTTATCTGAACTTCTATTGTCATTACCGTTGTCGAAACGTAAAGCTTCGCTACCTTCACCACTTCTCGACGCGACCTTTTCAACCTCTACACCTGCTCGTAGTCGGAACTCGCCCCATCCCGATATGAACATGAGCATGTCAACTGAAGAGCCAGTTGGATCGCCCATTCCTGGTAGACAAAGTCAATCTACACCCCAACCGGCAACGCAAAGTCCAGAGTTCCATTCTCATCGGCATCCCCACGCACCCCATCTGCAAACTTATTCGCCAGATTCCTGGAGAGATgcggaggagaaggataTAGATCAATTGGCTACAGCACGAAGTTTCATGCAGTTCAAAGATTACGGACGCGTTTCTTCTGTTTTGATAGGTTGTACGAGCCCTAATGCAACATTTCTTTCGCTATACGCCCGGTTTCTG GCGCACGAGTTGTCCTCGGGCAAAAACTGGCATAACTTCGATC ATAATCGACGCCCACTCCCGCTCGGACTTGACCAGAAATTTCACCAGTTATTGGGCGAAGTGGCAAACACCACCGACCCTTTTCTACTCTATTT GAAAGCTCTTTTCTGTTCGCGCCTTTCACTCCGTGAAGAAGCTATCGAAAATGCGCTGCTTTCTCTTGCTGGTTTTCCTTGGTGTTGGGCTACTTGGTGTTTACTCGCAAGTTGTATAGGCGACGGGGAGGAA CTCTCATCTCTAATATCATTACTTCCTCTGCCTCCCACACATCCACTGGTCCAAATATTCCAAGTCAAGACCCTTATTGACTTACACATACCCACTGAGAACGAGCTCAGTTTGTGTGATCTCCTTGTAGGCCCTGATCACTTCCCAGGTAGTCTCTGGATCATGAGTCTCAAGGCTTGCGGTTTTTTTTACATGCATG AATTCAACCAGGCTGAGAGCCAGTTCGATCGGATTCTCGCTCTCGATCCGCAAAGGATAGAGGACATTGATATTCTCTCCAACATTCTCTATGTGACCGATAATCGGCTGAAGCTTACAAAACTTGTCCACGACTTTGTGCCGCTTGGCCAAGACAAACCAGAAATATGCTGTTTACTAG GAAATTACTACTCTCTCCGCGCGGAACATGCCAAATCCATCAAATATTTCCGCCGGGCTGTCGAGCTTGAGCCAAAATTCTTATCAGCATGGACTCTGTTAGGACACGAGTATGTGGAGATTAAAAATTCTCATGCAGCCATTCAGTGCTACCGACGTGCAGTTG GCTCTGATCGAAAGGACTATCGAGCATGGTATGGCCTGGGGCAAGCATACGAATTATTGAATATGCACCAATACGCTCTGCATTACTATCAGTTCGCGGCGGCTTTGAG ACCGTACGACGCACGGCTCTGGCAAGGCCTTGGCCAATGTTACGAAGAAATGGGAAG ACTCCGGGAAGCTATCGAATGTTACAAGCGCGCCTTGATTTCGGCCAATCCGCACGAGATCTCTGTGAACATTCTATTAGCGAAAGTTCACCGAGATTTAGACGAACTTTTTGAGTCAATAGCTTACCACCGACGAGTAGTAGAAGTGTGCCAAGCAGACT TGCGGCCCGTGCATGAGTATGCCAAGTCCGCTTTGGAAGTGGCCGAATACCAAGTGAAGATACCAGACGGTGATTTATTTCTCGCGCAAGAGTATGTGGAAATTGTGGCCAGAAGCAATACAGAGGAAGTCATGCGGGCATCAGAGCTGTTGAAGGTCGTGCTTGCTGCCATTAACGAGAAGTATCAAGCGGAATCTGACGGAAATAATGAATTGGAGGAGAAAACCGTTGAATAG
- a CDS encoding uncharacterized protein (BUSCO:EOG092613S3): protein MVRVMLDIPASFIVPQRRLSELLLSLPLSKRKASLPSPLLDATFSTSTPARSRNSPHPDMNMSMSTEEPVGSPIPGRQSQSTPQPATQSPEFHSHRHPHAPHLQTYSPDSWRDAEEKDIDQLATARSFMQFKDYGRVSSVLIGCTSPNATFLSLYARFLAHELSSGKNWHNFDHNRRPLPLGLDQKFHQLLGEVANTTDPFLLYLKALFCSRLSLREEAIENALLSLAGFPWCWATWCLLASCIGDGEELSSLISLLPLPPTHPLVQIFQVKTLIDLHIPTENELSLCDLLVGPDHFPGSLWIMSLKACGFFYMHEFNQAESQFDRILALDPQRIEDIDILSNILYVTDNRLKLTKLVHDFVPLGQDKPEICCLLGNYYSLRAEHAKSIKYFRRAVELEPKFLSAWTLLGHEYVEIKNSHAAIQCYRRAVGSDRKDYRAWYGLGQAYELLNMHQYALHYYQFAAALRPYDARLWQGLGQCYEEMGRLREAIECYKRALISANPHEISVNILLAKVHRDLDELFESIAYHRRVVEVCQADLRPVHEYAKSALEVAEYQVKIPDGDLFLAQEYVEIVARSNTEEVMRASELLKVVLAAINEKYQAESDGNNELEEKTVE, encoded by the exons ATGGTTCGTGTCATGCTTGATATTCCAGCTTCGTTCATCGTACCCCAACGCAGGTTATCTGAACTTCTATTGTCATTACCGTTGTCGAAACGTAAAGCTTCGCTACCTTCACCACTTCTCGACGCGACCTTTTCAACCTCTACACCTGCTCGTAGTCGGAACTCGCCCCATCCCGATATGAACATGAGCATGTCAACTGAAGAGCCAGTTGGATCGCCCATTCCTGGTAGACAAAGTCAATCTACACCCCAACCGGCAACGCAAAGTCCAGAGTTCCATTCTCATCGGCATCCCCACGCACCCCATCTGCAAACTTATTCGCCAGATTCCTGGAGAGATgcggaggagaaggataTAGATCAATTGGCTACAGCACGAAGTTTCATGCAGTTCAAAGATTACGGACGCGTTTCTTCTGTTTTGATAGGTTGTACGAGCCCTAATGCAACATTTCTTTCGCTATACGCCCGGTTTCTG GCGCACGAGTTGTCCTCGGGCAAAAACTGGCATAACTTCGATC ATAATCGACGCCCACTCCCGCTCGGACTTGACCAGAAATTTCACCAGTTATTGGGCGAAGTGGCAAACACCACCGACCCTTTTCTACTCTATTT GAAAGCTCTTTTCTGTTCGCGCCTTTCACTCCGTGAAGAAGCTATCGAAAATGCGCTGCTTTCTCTTGCTGGTTTTCCTTGGTGTTGGGCTACTTGGTGTTTACTCGCAAGTTGTATAGGCGACGGGGAGGAA CTCTCATCTCTAATATCATTACTTCCTCTGCCTCCCACACATCCACTGGTCCAAATATTCCAAGTCAAGACCCTTATTGACTTACACATACCCACTGAGAACGAGCTCAGTTTGTGTGATCTCCTTGTAGGCCCTGATCACTTCCCAGGTAGTCTCTGGATCATGAGTCTCAAGGCTTGCGGTTTTTTTTACATGCATG AATTCAACCAGGCTGAGAGCCAGTTCGATCGGATTCTCGCTCTCGATCCGCAAAGGATAGAGGACATTGATATTCTCTCCAACATTCTCTATGTGACCGATAATCGGCTGAAGCTTACAAAACTTGTCCACGACTTTGTGCCGCTTGGCCAAGACAAACCAGAAATATGCTGTTTACTAG GAAATTACTACTCTCTCCGCGCGGAACATGCCAAATCCATCAAATATTTCCGCCGGGCTGTCGAGCTTGAGCCAAAATTCTTATCAGCATGGACTCTGTTAGGACACGAGTATGTGGAGATTAAAAATTCTCATGCAGCCATTCAGTGCTACCGACGTGCAGTTG GCTCTGATCGAAAGGACTATCGAGCATGGTATGGCCTGGGGCAAGCATACGAATTATTGAATATGCACCAATACGCTCTGCATTACTATCAGTTCGCGGCGGCTTTGAG ACCGTACGACGCACGGCTCTGGCAAGGCCTTGGCCAATGTTACGAAGAAATGGGAAG ACTCCGGGAAGCTATCGAATGTTACAAGCGCGCCTTGATTTCGGCCAATCCGCACGAGATCTCTGTGAACATTCTATTAGCGAAAGTTCACCGAGATTTAGACGAACTTTTTGAGTCAATAGCTTACCACCGACGAGTAGTAGAAGTGTGCCAAGCAGACT TGCGGCCCGTGCATGAGTATGCCAAGTCCGCTTTGGAAGTGGCCGAATACCAAGTGAAGATACCAGACGGTGATTTATTTCTCGCGCAAGAGTATGTGGAAATTGTGGCCAGAAGCAATACAGAGGAAGTCATGCGGGCATCAGAGCTGTTGAAGGTCGTGCTTGCTGCCATTAACGAGAAGTATCAAGCGGAATCTGACGGAAATAATGAATTGGAGGAGAAAACCGTTGAATAG
- a CDS encoding uncharacterized protein (CAZy:AA9), whose translation MLRSSIAVGSLVFLGSLVYRAVAHGGVLDYKFGKVWYNGFVPYTSAVGQSSIQREWDQYDPITDVQDAALSCNYNGAALNKQLSATVAAGTSVTAYWNPWPHTIGPVLVYMAQCPGSCTSADTSALNWFKIDEAGLLSGDLATGEWGMGQVVQNNNSWTSVIPASLQPGEYMIRHELIAIHVPEIPQFYPNCAQLKLTGSGKAVPTQTVKFPGGYSQTDPGLIVDIIADGDQTTYTIPGPSVFRG comes from the exons ATGCTTCGATCTTCAATAGCCGTCGGTTCTCTCGTCTTCTTGGGTTCTCTCGTCTACCGG GCTGTCGCCCATGGCGGAGTCTTGGACTATAAATTCGGGAAAGTCTGGTACAACGG ATTCGTTCCATATACGTCCGCGGTTGGACAATCGTCGATCCAA CGTGAATGGGACCAATACGACCCAATAACCGATGTGCAAGACGCCGCGCTCTCGTGCAACTACAACGGTGCTGCCTTGAATAAACAGCTTTCTGCGACCGTCGCAG CGGGCACTTCTGTAACTGCTTACTGGAACCCGTGGCCTCACACCATCGGG CCTGTCCTTGTCTACATGGCACAATGCCCAGGATCATGTACATCCGCTGATACATCCGCCTTGAATTGG TTTAAGATTGACGAAGCTGGATTGCTTTCCGGAGATCTTGCTACTGGAGAATGGGGAATGGGTCAAGTTGTTCAAAACAACAATAGTTG GACATCCGTCATCCCTGCCTCCCTCCAACCAGGGGAGTACATGATCAGACATGAG TTGATTGCGATCCACGTACCTGAAATTCCGCAATTCTACCCGAATTGCGCTCAGCTGAAACTGACGGGAAGCGGTAAAGCTGTACCTACACAAACTGTGAAATTCCCTGGAGGTTATTCGCA GACTGACCCCGGCCTTATTGTCGACATTATCGCCGATGGAGATCAGACTACTTACACAATACCTGGACCTTCCGTTTTCAGAGGATAG
- a CDS encoding uncharacterized protein (BUSCO:EOG09262N47) — protein MDSTATDAELDTLVQSGEALIAMILQGEPNTFIENHIKMGAPLWYQDELEGISALHAAAYMQNEVLVKYLLAEGAVWNVVDHLNHTAGEIALSFNNEKIYTLIRDHGIRSEMLLGILSSKSRPQSPANSLILNNPDQTAAGSTSTFLKSKLSFVTDDQGQEICVVKAENEEIGVMMGWERGIMEETVRALCEGHPNLAGLRILNIGHGLGIIDSLFQGLSVPPALHYIVEPHPDVLQFMKNRGWYGKAGVKILEGTWQTQMAELIEMGGFDVVYTDTFSEGYRDLRDFFEHLPDLLSGPQSRFGFFNGLGATNILFYDVYTHLSELHLAEVGLDVKWRDVHVNDEGDRGRWGKTRQYFSAPVYRLPVGSMGTFS, from the exons ATGGATAGCACCGCGACAGATGCAGAACTTGACACACTCGTTCAGTCAGGAGAAGCTCTGATTGCCATGATCTTGCAAGGCGAACCGAACACCTTTATAGAAAATCACATTAAAATGGGTGCACCGCTGTGGTATCAggatgaacttgaagggATTTCTGCACTCCATGCCGCTGCTTATATGCAAAATGAAGTCCTGGTGAAATATCTTCTCGCCGAAGGAGCTGTCTGGAATGTGG TGGATCATTTGAATCATACAGCGGGCGAGATCGCCCTATCGTTCAACAATGAGAAGATTTATACTCTCATTCGAGATCATGGAATCCGCAGTG AGATGTTATTGGGCATTCTCTCTTCGAAGTCCAGGCCACAGTCTCCTGCGAATTCTCTGATTCTAAACAATCCCGATCAAACGGCTGCCGGTTCCACAAGTACATTCTTAAAATCGAAACTTTCCTTTGTAACCGACGATCAAGGGCAGGAAATCTGCGTGGTGAAAGCAGAAAACGAGGAAATCGGAGTAATGATGGGATGGGAACGAGGTATCATGGAAGAAACAGTGCGGGCACTGTGCGAAGGGCATCCTAATCTAGCGGGGCTCCGAATACTGAATATCGGCCATGGGCTGGGGATC ATAGACAGCCTTTTCCAGGGCCTCTCCGTCCCTCCGGCTCTGCACTACATTGTCGAACCACATCCCGACGTACTTCAGTTTATGAAGAACAGGGGCTGGTATGGTAAAGCAGGTGTGAAAATTTTGGAAGGAACATG GCAGACTCAGATGGCTGAACTGATCGAGATGGGTGGCTTCGATGTGGTTTACACTGACACATTCTCTGAAGGGTATAGGGATCTTCGAGATTTTTTTGAGCACCTTCCAGACTTGCTTTCCGGACCGCAGTCCCGCTTTGGTTTCTTCAATGGCCTTGGGGCAACGA ACATCCTCTTTTACGACGTCTACACCCACCTTTCCGAACTTCATTTGGCCGAGGTTGGATTGGACGTCAAATGGCGCGACGTCCATGTAAACGATGAGGGGGATCGGGGCCGCTGGGGCAAAACTCGACAATATTTCAGTGCACCTG
- a CDS encoding uncharacterized protein (BUSCO:EOG09262N47): MLLGILSSKSRPQSPANSLILNNPDQTAAGSTSTFLKSKLSFVTDDQGQEICVVKAENEEIGVMMGWERGIMEETVRALCEGHPNLAGLRILNIGHGLGIIDSLFQGLSVPPALHYIVEPHPDVLQFMKNRGWYGKAGVKILEGTWQTQMAELIEMGGFDVVYTDTFSEGYRDLRDFFEHLPDLLSGPQSRFGFFNGLGATNILFYDVYTHLSELHLAEVGLDVKWRDVHVNDEGDRGRWGKTRQYFSAPVYRLPVGSMGTFS; the protein is encoded by the exons ATGTTATTGGGCATTCTCTCTTCGAAGTCCAGGCCACAGTCTCCTGCGAATTCTCTGATTCTAAACAATCCCGATCAAACGGCTGCCGGTTCCACAAGTACATTCTTAAAATCGAAACTTTCCTTTGTAACCGACGATCAAGGGCAGGAAATCTGCGTGGTGAAAGCAGAAAACGAGGAAATCGGAGTAATGATGGGATGGGAACGAGGTATCATGGAAGAAACAGTGCGGGCACTGTGCGAAGGGCATCCTAATCTAGCGGGGCTCCGAATACTGAATATCGGCCATGGGCTGGGGATC ATAGACAGCCTTTTCCAGGGCCTCTCCGTCCCTCCGGCTCTGCACTACATTGTCGAACCACATCCCGACGTACTTCAGTTTATGAAGAACAGGGGCTGGTATGGTAAAGCAGGTGTGAAAATTTTGGAAGGAACATG GCAGACTCAGATGGCTGAACTGATCGAGATGGGTGGCTTCGATGTGGTTTACACTGACACATTCTCTGAAGGGTATAGGGATCTTCGAGATTTTTTTGAGCACCTTCCAGACTTGCTTTCCGGACCGCAGTCCCGCTTTGGTTTCTTCAATGGCCTTGGGGCAACGA ACATCCTCTTTTACGACGTCTACACCCACCTTTCCGAACTTCATTTGGCCGAGGTTGGATTGGACGTCAAATGGCGCGACGTCCATGTAAACGATGAGGGGGATCGGGGCCGCTGGGGCAAAACTCGACAATATTTCAGTGCACCTG